One genomic window of Halomicrobium sp. LC1Hm includes the following:
- a CDS encoding threonine/serine dehydratase, translating into MSEYSPVPSPDATTVFPYHDLTPPATADVYETRPVVDDHLPRTPLVRSESLSAEFDADVYLKREDTLPTGAFKVRGGVTLASRLDDEFRESGLIAASTGNHGQSVAYAGRAFDVPVTIVVPEAANAAKVTAMERLGADVQFHGADFDEAREHAESLAAQAGYRYVHSANEPSLVAGVGTAGLEIVETLPDLDYLFCPVGGGSSAAGYCLTVGALTDATVIGAQSEAAPAMRRAWAEDTLEPHDRMETFAEGVATRVPFALTTTVLRERLDEFRLVSEAALRRGVRDLFVNEGVPIEGACATSLAAMRQRADELAGSTVVFPISGRNIEPEKLTDILDGAP; encoded by the coding sequence GTGAGCGAGTACAGCCCTGTTCCCTCCCCCGATGCGACGACCGTGTTCCCGTATCACGATCTCACCCCACCAGCGACCGCCGACGTGTACGAGACCCGTCCCGTCGTCGACGACCACCTCCCGCGAACGCCGCTCGTCCGGAGCGAGTCCCTCTCGGCCGAGTTCGACGCCGACGTGTACCTGAAGCGCGAGGACACCCTGCCGACGGGGGCGTTCAAGGTCCGCGGTGGCGTCACCCTCGCGTCGCGCCTCGACGACGAGTTCCGCGAGTCGGGCCTGATCGCCGCGAGCACCGGCAATCACGGGCAGTCGGTCGCCTACGCCGGCCGCGCGTTCGACGTGCCGGTGACGATCGTGGTGCCCGAAGCGGCCAACGCCGCGAAGGTGACCGCGATGGAACGGCTCGGTGCCGACGTACAGTTCCACGGTGCTGACTTCGACGAAGCCCGCGAGCACGCCGAGTCCCTGGCCGCGCAGGCGGGCTATCGATACGTCCACTCCGCGAACGAGCCGAGCCTCGTCGCCGGAGTCGGCACCGCCGGCCTCGAAATCGTCGAGACGCTGCCGGATCTCGACTATCTGTTTTGTCCCGTCGGTGGCGGATCCAGCGCCGCCGGCTACTGTCTGACGGTGGGCGCGCTCACGGACGCCACCGTGATCGGAGCCCAGTCGGAGGCGGCACCGGCGATGCGCCGCGCCTGGGCCGAGGACACGCTCGAACCCCACGATCGGATGGAGACGTTCGCCGAGGGTGTCGCGACGCGGGTTCCCTTCGCGCTGACGACGACGGTCCTCCGCGAGCGACTCGACGAGTTCCGGCTCGTGAGCGAGGCGGCCCTCCGGCGAGGCGTTCGCGATCTGTTCGTAAACGAGGGGGTGCCCATCGAGGGTGCCTGTGCGACGAGCCTGGCGGCGATGAGACAGCGCGCGGACGAACTCGCGGGATCGACGGTCGTGTTCCCGATCTCGGGTCGGAACATCGAGCCCGAAAAGCTGACCGACATCCTCGACGGCGCGCCCTGA
- a CDS encoding MarR family transcriptional regulator — protein sequence MSSENRDRRTVVAAGTFVAATAVTVALTVRLVTPPSITVAMGDATVRAGTLGPSLRPGGAIALTIAAFAAGASATVLLTGGEPASPADRPVPEPDGPADDDEQTAPSELLAARRSEWEEVADRLANNERIVYEAVLDADGVLPQSEIVEQTDVSKATVSRALDNLEARDLIERKRRGMGNVVVLT from the coding sequence ATGAGCAGCGAGAACCGCGACCGACGAACGGTCGTCGCCGCCGGGACCTTCGTCGCCGCGACGGCCGTGACGGTCGCGCTGACCGTCCGCCTCGTCACGCCGCCGTCGATCACGGTCGCGATGGGAGACGCCACCGTGCGGGCCGGGACGCTGGGTCCGTCGCTTCGCCCCGGCGGCGCGATCGCACTCACGATCGCGGCGTTCGCCGCTGGCGCGAGTGCGACCGTCCTCCTCACTGGGGGCGAGCCTGCATCGCCAGCGGACCGACCGGTCCCAGAGCCGGACGGCCCAGCCGACGACGACGAGCAGACAGCGCCGTCGGAACTGCTGGCGGCCCGGCGCAGCGAGTGGGAAGAAGTGGCAGACCGGCTCGCGAACAACGAGCGGATCGTCTACGAGGCCGTACTCGACGCCGACGGCGTGCTCCCACAGAGCGAGATCGTCGAGCAGACCGACGTGTCGAAGGCGACCGTCAGCCGAGCGCTGGACAACCTCGAAGCGCGGGACCTCATCGAGCGCAAGCGCCGCGGGATGGGGAACGTCGTCGTCCTCACCTGA